CTGTATTTGAACCGCCAAAGGAAGCCCTTTATCGGCCCGGTTCCCACGCGGGTGTGGCAGATCCCGTCCTGCTTTTTCCCTTGGCAGGTCTCCACTGAAAGCAGGCGGTCGTTACTGATGTTCCGTTATTTGCTTCGGGCCACTTCAGTCATCTGGTTcagttttttattgttatttatttattaatttattcatttattattaaatgcTGTGGTCGGACTATGGGCATCTAGTGTTGTGTGGAAATCAGATGTGACTGTCGCAGGGGACAGAAACACTTGAAAAAGTACAGCTTTTCCCTTCACTATGCCCAGTTCTTATTAAAGGACATGTGCGGATTAACGAATAAGATTAGGCTGCCATATAGCACAGGGTCCTAGCAAAGTCAATCGAAATGGAActcattaaatcattaaataaaTTACTAGCTAAGTTGATTGATAAATCCaattttaccccccccccccccccaatataaaCAAGCTTTACTAACTGCACCCTGTGCATTGATTAGCGGATTATTGACATTACACCATTATTACTTCTCTGGTTTCTCATTTGGCTGAAGTAGTCTGCCTGGGGAGGACCCCTTAGGCATGTTAGACTAAGGGCTCCAGGGAAATGAATCCACCCCTGGAAGGAACTGGACATTACTTAAACGATGCAGGTTACataattttttatcatttaagtttttgcttttaacatttatatttactcTTAGAAATGGGTAGAAATGTGGTAGTCATACTGGAAGCGAGGGCATTACTCTTCACACAGAGCAGGTCCAGACATCAAGACCAGATATTTTCAATGTCACTGTCTAGGAAAAATAATGGCGATGTAACCACTAACTGCAAAGCTACTGAAGTAACTGAGATAGAATTTCTGCAAATCAGTGCCATGTCTCTTTTCCTCCATCTCCTACCCTAGGAATTTCGAGCATATCTGTCACTGTGGAGTCAGATACGACATCTACACAGACGGGTTCTCCTACCCCAAGTCATGCAGGTAAAGGCATGAACCTCGCCAAATAACTGGTGCCGTTAATTGTCCTTGAGTCATGAGAGAACACAACACTCAGACTGGACTCACTGTAATGTTCTCTCTCTAAGATTCTCCAACATCAGGGCCTGCATCTACTATACCAACGAGCATAATCAGCACGACAATAGGCCAGATAACAAACCTCACCCAGAGCCTGTCAACAACAGCAGTTGTGCAGCAAATAAGTATCCAGATGACAGCAGCATCTAAGACAGCACCAATTACCAGCACAACAGAGGCATCTACCAAGCCTATGGCGTCAGAGCAACCAGCAACCAGCAACCAGTCATCACTTCCAACAATGTCAACTACCGAGTCTAAGTCATCACTTCCAACAATGTCAACTATCGAGTCTAAGTCATCACTTCCAACAATGTCAACTACCGAGTCTAAGTCATCACTTCCAACATCAGCTACCAAGTCTATGACACCAGTTGCATCAATGACAGTTAACATGACTCAGCTAACAAATAAACTAACGACCACTACCGAGTCCAAGACATCACTTCAACCAACGACCACTACCGAGTCCAAGACATCACTTCAACCAATGACCACCATCGAGTCCAAGACATCACTTCAACCAACGACCACTACCGAGTCCAAGACATCACTTCAACCAATGACCACCATCGAGTCCAAGACATCACTTCAACCAACGACCACTATCGAGTCCAAGACATCACTTCAACCAACGACCACTATCGAGTCCAAGACATCACTTCAACCAACGACCACTACCAAGTCAGCCACGACTATAAGGCCTTGGACAACAAAACTGCCAGTGACCTCCATCTCTGAGACTTTACGTTCTGCAAATACAATGCAGAATATGGTGTTGGGCAGCACTGCATCAGGTAAGGACACAACTGTTTCATGTCACAAGGTCACATTGCTGATCTTACCAGCATTATATACACATCATGCACAGTACAATAAAGCATTACAGGATGACACTTCTTCCAAGAGAAGCAGGCTGCCTGCCAAagtgttttaaaacattttggtaCATTAGACATTAAAAATATTCacctgtaacttttttttattgtaaaatgtcACTGAAGCATTCGCTGTAAGGCACGCGTGCTACGTCAGTGTTTAGGGGCAGCGACAAATCAGGTACAAGATTACAGGGGCAGCTACAAATCAGGTACAAGGTTACAACCTGGTAGCATTTCTCAGAGACCGTGTTCCAATCAACTAGAGCatggctattcaaatcacggtcctcaaggtccaagccctgctgattttccagccttccttttcCTGTGAGCTGGtatgaagcctctgtggccaatcagaatcagtaattattaaatcaACTACCTGGGAGcattgaaaacaaggcctggatttggatttgaggtccagatttgaagatgCCTGAACTAGAGCATCTCGCTTTGTGTGCTCTCAGCATGTCCTCAAACCTGCACTCAGCGTTGCTCTTCTCCGTTGTTCCGTTAATatgatttacattttaaatgcttaTTCCATATCAATTTTGATGCAGATGTTTCCCCTCTTCCATACAGAGATCATCCCAACCTCAAGATCCAGCAGTCCAGCATCAGTCATTCCATCTTCTACAAATAGCACCCGAGTATCCACTATGATCAGTTCAGAAGAGGTATGTCTCCTGCTTGTCTAACTTAACCATTTGCAAGCGAAACCCCTGCCAACAAGTGAAAACCCGAATGAGGGGACTGACAGTCTTGTGCAAAATGACCGAAACAAACAATGCTATCCCAAAATGCAATGCACtcaaaaatatgtttatttgcaAAACATGCTTTTCGACCTCCTTTACACATTCAGCCTCCAGATTAACACAAAGCAAAAATTTTCAAGATAATTCAAAAATGggtttttgttttcttattcCGACTTTGGACACCGACACTAcagacagttcaggtccagaaagtacaaatacagaccaaggttttgtttcaaccagttgagtactctgtgactgtgactctttatgctcaactggttggttgaaacaaaaccttggtctggatttgtactttctggaccagaactgtctgtaatggattacttttgtaagtaacttccccaacactggtgGTTCATCACCATGTGTGGGTCTGGGTCTCTGTCTCACTTCAGCTGTagaatattgtattttttatttgtctcGACATTgaggaagggggaaaaaaaagtcattgcgactttttttaaaagttaGGGGAAAAAATTCCCTTTGTGGTTCTGGAAAATTtattgtttaaatgatctttccCTGTTCCTGTAGCATGCTTCACAgttctctgagcagaaagatgCCCTTTGAACCAATTTTTCTTACTGACAAACGGCTGGACGGAGAGACAGATAGACAAataattagatagatagatagatgatagatagatagatagatagatagatagatagatagatagatagatagatagatagatagatagatgatggatggatggatgaatggatgtcaCCTACACCTTAAACAAACCTCTTACCCCGGCCATCTTCACATATTAATTCACGTGAGATTGTGAAGTCTTCTGCTGACACACAGCTGTGTTACCTACTGAACTCTTGTTGACATCTTTTAAACCCCAAGGTCTGCAAATATCTGAAGGCATGGATCATTAAGGACTGCGACATACAGCGCACCGGGAGAGGAAAATACAACCTAAATATCTGTaggttattttaaataatggaCACGTAGCTATGCTACACAACATGTCCATCCGTGACGTGACAATGCACCTCACCATAGATACTGCACAATCCCCAAGTACAGGCCTGGAAATCATTACTGATACTGCTCACTAAGGTAGGACCATGTGGCACCCTAAGCAAGCATCACCCGTCCGAGGCAAAGTGTGACTGGTTGGTGCCCCCTCAGAAAAGGTGGTGCCCCACGTTATCAGAAAAAAAAGTGCCAATTTGTACCGTTGATGGTACAATTACTTATCACTGGGACGGtcccctcaagggtctgccaattgtgccctagctgtaggtaaatgaggtaaatgtaccttttagtataatttaaggtacagaaatagaCTCTATGGAATGTTTTTGTACCTTTGAGGAACATAACTGTAGCATGGCTGTGCCATTTTTCCTGTCTGCCTATGCCTGCTACAGGATTGACCGGCTCTGGGTAGGACTGTTGGATGCAGCTGAAAATGAAGCATTTCAGTAAAGAATGTAGCTGCTTCGTTTTCTTTCTACCTTAGTTTTTCTCGTCGGTTAGCTCAGAAGCTGATGTTAGCTTGGTATTAAAGAGGTGACAGAGTTAATAGGTGTCAATCTTCCAGTAACTTTAAAATGGTGTAagataattatataattatctTGTATTGCTCTGGTTATCCAAGTAAGTGGAACTGCTAAGGGTAAAATGTGAATAAGAAGTATTTCTTAAAGTGCGCGCCAGTGAATAAAGAGATATTTTCCTTCAAAAGTCATTAAACACTACTGCCAATTACACTTCAAATTGAATGGATTATGTGGTTACATTAAATGTGTTTCAAAATGTGACTGTACTTTACTTACAGATAGCGAGGAAATCATTGACGAGCCACCTTCAAAGGTATGCCCTAGATTTAAAATAATGactaaatatatgcaaatattaTGTGTTCTGCTGTGGTGTAGTGCACATCTGCATGTGCATGTTCACGTGTACCATCTGTATACATGTACAGCCTCATCAGAAGTTACCTGTTTTTTATACAGTTACACTTGTCGGTAGAGAATTAATTGAAATCCGTTGTAAACGCCGTTATACATTGTGCATTTTGGATTTATTTCCATCTAGACGCAGTCCTACAACACCAAACTTATTGCCGCTCTGGTCACCACCTTCATCTTGTTGTTCATCATCGTCCTCAGCAGCTTTTTTCTATGGCGCCGACGCTCTTACAAGATGAACCAGGTGAACACCAAGCAGACCTTTGTGGGTCAGGAGAGGGCCACAAAACCGTAAGCGCATGGACCACCTCACTGCTTCTTCATGACGTGTTTCTTTTCCCTTATGCTGGGTTGCCACAGCAACAGCTGACAGAGGAGTTGCACACTTGCGAGAATGGTTACCATGACAACCCCACACTGGAGGTGATGGAGGTGCAGCCAGAGATGCAGGAGAAGAAGGTGGCCCTCACCAAAGAGCTCCACGACACCTGGATCGTGCCCTTGGACAACTTGACCAAAGTCGACCTTCTGGACGAGGAGGA
This window of the Paramormyrops kingsleyae isolate MSU_618 chromosome 1, PKINGS_0.4, whole genome shotgun sequence genome carries:
- the podxl gene encoding podocalyxin isoform X1: MRSLLALLLMGISSISVTVESDTTSTQTGSPTPSHADSPTSGPASTIPTSIISTTIGQITNLTQSLSTTAVVQQISIQMTAASKTAPITSTTEASTKPMASEQPATSNQSSLPTMSTTESKSSLPTMSTIESKSSLPTMSTTESKSSLPTSATKSMTPVASMTVNMTQLTNKLTTTTESKTSLQPTTTTESKTSLQPMTTIESKTSLQPTTTTESKTSLQPMTTIESKTSLQPTTTIESKTSLQPTTTIESKTSLQPTTTTKSATTIRPWTTKLPVTSISETLRSANTMQNMVLGSTASEIIPTSRSSSPASVIPSSTNSTRVSTMISSEEVCKYLKAWIIKDCDIQRTGRGKYNLNIYSEEIIDEPPSKTQSYNTKLIAALVTTFILLFIIVLSSFFLWRRRSYKMNQQQLTEELHTCENGYHDNPTLEVMEVQPEMQEKKVALTKELHDTWIVPLDNLTKVDLLDEEDTHL
- the podxl gene encoding podocalyxin isoform X2: MTAASKTAPITSTTEASTKPMASEQPATSNQSSLPTMSTTESKSSLPTMSTIESKSSLPTMSTTESKSSLPTSATKSMTPVASMTVNMTQLTNKLTTTTESKTSLQPTTTTESKTSLQPMTTIESKTSLQPTTTTESKTSLQPMTTIESKTSLQPTTTIESKTSLQPTTTIESKTSLQPTTTTKSATTIRPWTTKLPVTSISETLRSANTMQNMVLGSTASEIIPTSRSSSPASVIPSSTNSTRVSTMISSEEVCKYLKAWIIKDCDIQRTGRGKYNLNIYSEEIIDEPPSKTQSYNTKLIAALVTTFILLFIIVLSSFFLWRRRSYKMNQQQLTEELHTCENGYHDNPTLEVMEVQPEMQEKKVALTKELHDTWIVPLDNLTKVDLLDEEDTHL